A genome region from Etheostoma cragini isolate CJK2018 chromosome 4, CSU_Ecrag_1.0, whole genome shotgun sequence includes the following:
- the LOC117944086 gene encoding protein phosphatase 1 regulatory subunit 12B-like has translation MSSLLSHNNDQPRIRKSLSDSSSTSSATKSLRHERLSRLNSSDVSNDTSTNHAESYFLRRENRLSARKKAEEETANNDYKKMYEKALATNQRLKSRLEISKQELAMIQDQLQRAQKGRVGDCGSNMLETEKKESWSLKKRISDMEEQLKVKADLNIENQRLKDENGALIRVITKLSK, from the exons ATGTCATCTCTACTTTCTCACAACAATGATCAGCCACGGATCCGAAAGTCGCTCTCTGACTCCTCTTCAACTTCATCTGCCACCAAGAGCCTGAGA CACGAGAGACTGTCAAG aTTGAACTCGTCTGATGTCTCCAACGACACATCAACAAACCACGCCGAGTCCTACTTCTTACGGCGGGAGAACAGACTGTCTGCCAGGAAAAAGGCAGAAGAAGAGACAGCGAACAATGACTATAAAAAG ATGTATGAAAAGGCACTGGCTACCAATCAAAGACTCAAGTCGAGGCTGGAAATAAGTAAACAGGAACTGGCCATGATTCAGGACCAGCTGCAGAGAGCACAG AAGGGAAGAGTGGGAGATTGTGGCTCCAACATGcttgagacagaaaaaaag GAAAGTTGGAGTCTAAAAAAGAGGATATCAGATATGGAAGAACAGTTAAAG GTTAAAGCAGACCTGAACATAGAGAACCAGCGACTGAAGGACGAGAATGGAGCTTTAATCCGGGTCATCACTAAACTGTCCAAGTGA